From the genome of Haloarcula taiwanensis:
CGACTCGAACGCCGCGAACGGCTCCGTCGGCTGCGAGCCGCCGGCATCGCCGTCCACGACTGGCCCGCAACGGAGCCGCTGGAGCAGGTCACTGAACGGGCCTTGCGAGGTGGCCGATGACGTACCGAACCGGGCTCGTCTGTGGCGGTGCGGCACTGGCGGCGGGTGTCGTGACGCTATTCGTCGCCGGCATCAGTGCGGTCTCGACCGCTGCTGCCCTCGTTGGCGTGGTGCTGCTCGCCGGCGGGCAGCTAATTCAGTCCGGGCGGCTGATCGACCTCGCCAGCGCGTCGCTGTTCCTTGCATTGTTAGTGGCCGCCCTGCAGGGAGCAACGACGACGACGGTGCTGGTCGCCGGCGGCGCGACGGTGCTGGCCTGGACGTTCGCACACGCGGCAACCGACCTCTATGCAGACCTCGGGACAGCGCCCGGGACGCCCGTCGAGCTCACACATGTCGCGGGAACGACAGGGCTTGTCGGGGCGAGCGTCGTGGTGACGACGCTGCTCTTTCAGCTCGACGTGCCGCCGCTGTCGCCGCTGGCGCTGGCAAGCGTCGTGCTGGGCGCAATCGCACTTACCGCGGCGCTCAGGCGATGACCGGCCGAGCAGTGTGTACGGATAGCTGAGAGCGCGCGCAAGCAAAAACGGCCTATTTGGCCCCCTGTGGCCGGAACTGGGGTCGACAAACGTCCAAAATTCCAGTACACATATACGGACTTTCTTTACGGAGAACAACCTTATATCCATAATATCATACCATAATTTGGACGGTCGTCTACCAGATCCCCTCTAATTTCCGTTTTCATAAAGGCAAACCTTATGTAGTGTTGTTACCAGAGCCATTCTCGTGAAAGAGTTGAAGAAGTTGAGCCATAATGGGAGAAAGTTGGACATGCAGCCGGCAGTAGATAACAAAACGAAACAGGTGAACTAGAAATGAGCTACACCGCACTACAAGTTGACCCGAACGTACTCGCAGAAGGTGTCAACCTCCTGTGGGTCCTTACAGTATCGTTCCTGATCTTCTTCATGCACGCAGGCTTCGCCATGCTCGAGGCGGGCCAGGTGCGTTCGAAGAACGTCGCGAACCAGCTAACGAAGAACCTCCTGACCTGGTCGGTCGGAGTTGTCGTGTTCTTCCTCATTGGGTCCGGCATCTCGTCGCTCGTCGGGTCCGGATCCTTCGCGCCGGCGTTCGGTGCTGAGGCCGCAAACGACTACGTCGGGTGGCTGTTCGGTGCCGTCTTCGCGATGACGGCGGCAACCATCGTCTCCGGGGCGGTGGCTGGCCGAGCCAAGCTCCGTGCGTACATCACGTACACGTTCCTGCTGGCCGCAGTCATCTACCCCGTCGTGACCGGGCTCACGTGGGCCGGGTCCCACATCAGCCTCGGCGGTGTCGTGTTCAAGGACTTCGCCGGTGGGATGATTGTCCACGGTATGGGCGGTATCGCCGGTCTCACGGCCGCCTACGTGCTGGGTCCGCGCATGGGCCGGTACAACGAGGACGGCTCTGCGAACGTTATTCCGGGTCACTCGATGACCTTCGCCGTGCTGGGGACGCTTATCCTTGCTTTCGGCTGGTACGGGTTCAACGTCGGGACCGCAGCGAGTGTTTTTGTCGTTGAAGACGGCGCACTCGCGCTCGGTGCCTTCGCAACGGTCGGTCGCGTTGCGATGACGACGACCGTGGCGATGGCGATGGGCGCAATCGGTGCCGCACTGGTCGCGTGGCTGAAGACCGGCAAAGTCGACACGCTGTACGTCGCAAACGGGCTGCTCGCCGGGCTGGTCGGTATCACGGCCATCCCCGACACCACGACCTGGTGGGGCGCACTCATCGTCGGCGTCCTCGCTGGCGGTCAGCTTCCGATTGTGTTCAGCTTCATAGAAAACCGCATGAAGATTGACGACGTGTGCGCTGTGTTCCCGGTCCACGGCAGTGCCGGTGTGCTGGGCACGATCATGTACCCACTTGTCGCAACCTCCGGCACCGTTGGCTCTATCGGCAGCGCCCTCGCCGTGCAGGTGGTTGGTGTCGCCGTTATCGCCGGCTGGACGATTGTGACCACCGGCCTCATCTGGTACGGCCTCAAGGCAGCCGGCCAGGCTCGAGTTACGCCCGAACACGAGCAGGAAGGGCTGGACGTCAGCGAACACGGCGTCGAGACCTACCCCGAGTTCGGTGGCGGCGAAAGCGTTGTCGCCGATGGTGGTAAAGTGAATCCGAGTGTGCGTACTGACGGAGGTTCCAAAGATGACTGACGAAACCGACGACTCCGAAATCAAGATGGTAGTCGCAATGGTTCGACCGGACAAACTCGGCGACGTGAAGAAAGCACTCGCCGAGGTCGGCGCGCCCTCGCTGACAGTGACGAACGTCTCCGGCCGCGGCTCACAGCCCGCGAAGAAGGGGCAGTGGCGCGGTGAGGAGTACGTCGTCGATCTGCACCAGAAGGTCAAAGTTGAGACGGTGGTCGCGGACATCCCCGCAGAGGATGTCGTCGACGCCATCGCCGACGGTGCCCACACTGGCGAGAAAGGTGACGGCAAGATATTCGTCCTCCCCGTGGACAACGCCTATCAGGTCCGAACCGGCAAAGAAGGCCCAGAGGCAGTCTGAGCGGACGAGATGGTCGATGATACCGACAGACAGGTAGTAAACGCACTGCTCCAGGACGGCCGTGCGAGCGCCCGTGATGTCGCCGCTGCGACCGGCATCGCGGCGACCACGGTATCCCGCCGGATGGACGACCTGGAGTCGACCGGTGTGATCGACGAATACACCGTCGACATCGATTACGGGGCGCTGGGCTACGACGTGACTGCCGTGTTCCAGCTCTCCGTCGAGGGCGACGGGCTCGAACGGGTGGTAGACCGGTTACGTGATCGACGCGAGATGGTGGCGGTTTACGAAGTGACCGGCGACCACGACATCGTGGCCGTCGGGAAGTTCACCGACACGCAGTCGATGAACGAGCGAATAAAGACGCTGCTCACCGACGAGGACATCCGCTCCGCCTCGACATCAGTCGTACTGAACACGGTGTGTGAACACGAGCAGTTCCCGGTCGACGGAACTGACGTCTGAGGCGCCGGCGGTCCTGTTTTCGCTGCTAGTTCAGTACGGGACGGCACGCTACGAGGTGCAACGGGAATGTGTCCGTAGTGGCTGCATTTCTTGCCCGGTACCCTGTGGGACCGGCAGCAGATGGCTGTCAGCCCCTATCCGCTGGTGAGCGTGGCTCCCAGCGGTGGCGTTAAGCCGCTCGCGCCGCTCCAGAAGATATGGGCTTGAAAGTCGACGTGCGGAAGCTGGACCTTTTCAATCAGATGGCAAAGGAGGGGTCCGGGACAGTCGCGGATAACCTCGGCCAGTTGACCGGCCTCGACGCGACAGTTCGGACCTCACAGATCAATTTTCTCGACATCGAGGACGTCAAAACACACATCGGCGACGACAAGGGCGTCGGCATCTACGTCGAACTGAACGAACCGCCCTACGGATACGTCCTGTTCCTGCTCGACCCGGCCGACAGCAAGCGGATGGCCAGCGCGATGATGGGTGGAATGGGTGAGCCAAGCGAGGGGGAGGGGTTCTCCGACATGGAACGATCAGCGATGCAGGAGATCGGCAACATCATGACCTCCGCGTTCATCGACGGGTGGGCCAACGTGCTGGAGACGACCATCGACATGGGGACGCCGAACTTCGTGTTCGGACCGGCTGACGGCATCATCGACAAAATGGGCGGCTGGCCGGACTCCGACCTGGTGTTCGTCGTCGACTCGCGTATCACCGTCGACGACGGTGACCTCGGGATGACTGTGTACACGTTCCCGGAACTGGAGGACCTCGTCGCGCTGATTCAGGATATCGACCTCGACACCGACGTGGCGGTCGACACCGAAGCCAGCGACATTCTCGACTGAGAGCGACACGCTATCTCTGCTTCCCCATTTCGTATCGTCTCCAGTGTTGCTGTAACCGCTATAGCGATGCGTGACCATCTGTTACTTCCTGAGACCAGTCAGCCTGTGCCAATTGGTTACCCTTTTCTACTGAAATAAGTATTATATATATTTATCATCAAAACAGCTGGTATGCGATTGGAAAGTGGGGGCGCAGCGGTTGATAGGCGGTCGCTACTACAGCTTGCCGGTGGGGTCGGTACCGCGGGCCTCGCCGGGTTGGCGGGATGCCAGGGCGGGGGTTCGAGAGCCGAAAGCACACCAGAACACCCACCGCTCGGGAACTATCCGGTCGACGGCGACACGGTGACGTTCGGCTTCAACGTCCCGCAGTCCGGGACCTACGCCGCCGAAGGACGCGACGAGCTCCGGGGGTACGAACTCGCTGTCGCCCATCTCAACGAGGGCGGCGGCTGGGTCGGGCAACGCTCCTTTGACGTACTCAGCGGCGACGGCGTGCTCGGAAAGACCGTCGAGTACGTCACTGCAGACACGGAGACGAAACCGGATGTCGCGACGGCTAACGCCGAGGAGATGATCAAGCAGGACGATGTTATCATGTTCTCCGGCGGCTCGTCCAGTTCCGTCGCCATCGCTCAGCAGAAGGTCGCACAGGCCCGGAAAGTCCCGTATATGTGCTGTCTGACGCACTCGAACGACACGACGGGGAGCGCCTGTGTCCGCTACAGCTTCCGAGAGATGTTCAACGCGTACATGACCGCACAGGCGCTGATTCCGGCGCTCAAGGAACGGTTCGGCCGAGACGCCGAGTACGTCCAGATCTACGCGGACTACAACTGGGGGCAAACGATGGAGTCGTCGATTCGCGATTTCTTCACGTCGAGTGGCTGGGTCGAACTCACGAGCATCCCGACACGTCTCGGGACGACAGACTACGAGGAACCACTCAAACGGGCCCGGGACGCGGGCGCGGAGGTCGTTTTCCTCGACCACTACGGACTCGACGCCGCGAACTCGCTGACAACAGCTCAGGAAATACTCCCTGACGAGGTGGGGATTGTGGTGCCGCTGTACAACCGTATCGTGGCACAGAACGCCTCGGCGGCGCTCGATGGTGTCGTCGGGACGGTCGCGTGGGACACCAGCGTCTCGTCTGACCTCTCCAATGCGTTCAAAAACGCCTTCACCGCGGAGTACGGGAACGGACAGCGGCCCTCGGGCGTGGCCCATCTGGCCTACGCACAGACGCTCCAGTTCGCCGCGGCCGTCGAGCGGGCCGGCACGTTCTATCCGCCAGCGGTTATCCGAGAACTGGAAGGCCACGAATACTCGGTCGGGCTGGGAAGCCAGACGATGCGGCGCTGTGACCATCAGGCCCAGCGTGGCGTCCCGGTGGTCGAGGGGCTGCCCGAGTCTGAGCAGTCCCTCGGTCGGTTCTATGATCTGCTCAGCGTCACGAAAGCGGTCGGATACGACTGTGACGGCGGCCCGGCCGCCGAGTGCGAACTCGGCGACTACGGGGACTAGAGCCGGAGCGTGACGTTACTGTACACCGGAAAATACGGCAAGCGGAGAAGCGAGCGGGAACTGGACGCAAGCAGTCCCCAACTGTCAGAGGCAGACGGACGCGCCCTGCAACGGGCAGGTCACGTCAGCACATCCGGCTGTTCGGAGCCGGAGGCTGCGTCACTCCAGTAGCTCCGGTGCCGCGTCGTATCCAACCCCGCAACCGCGGATTCTGGCTGATCGTCGTCGGCGTTGTCGGTCGGACAGTCTGTCTCAGCCATGGTCAGTCGTCCGCCGAAATCGGCTGGCCCTCGGCGTCGGTCGGGGCGGGGCTGTCGCCGTCGTCGAAGGGGTACCACGACTGCTTGCCGTCGGCCAGGCAGGGGTCTTCGTACCCCTCGACCTCGTGGGGTTCGGCCAGTTCAACGATTGTCTCGTGGCCGGTGGCGTCGACCCACTCGCGGAAGGTCTGGCCCTCTGAGCGCAACGCGGCGTAGGCCTCGACGATGTTCTTTATCATGCCCGGCGCTTCGTCGGCGGGGACGCGCTGGCGAACCCACTCGATGAACGCCGGCTCCGAACCGATGCCGCCGCCGACGCCAACGTCGACGGCTTCAACCATCTGGCCGTCCTTGCGGGCGCGCATCCCCTGTAAGCCGATGTCCGCAGTCATCGCCTGCCCGCAGTCGGCCGTACAGCCCGAGAAGTGCATCTTGATGCGGTCCACGTCGTCGGGCACGTCGACGTTGTCGCCGAGCCAGCGGAGCAGGCGCGCCATCCGCGCTTTCGTCTCGGTGAGCGCGAGTGAGCAGAACTCCGTGCCGGTACAGGCCATCGCGCCCTGAACAAAGGGGTTCGGCTCGGGGGTGTGCTTGTCCAGCAGCGGCTCGTTGAGCAGGTTCGAGAGCTTGTCGTCGGGCACGTCCATGACGAGCGGGTTCTGGCGGCGGGTCAGCCGCACCTCGCCGGAGCCGTAGGCGTCGGCGAGGTCCGCCAGTTCGATGGCGTCCTCGGCGGAGAGCCGACCAACGGGCACCGAGAGCCCGACGTAGTTCTTGCCGTCTTTCTGGTCGTAGACGCCGACGTGGTCGTGGGCACCGTATTCGGTGGGTTTGCCGGCGTTGTACGTGTACTCCCCGCGGAAGTCGGTTCCGGCGGTCTCGAACTCGAAGTCTAGCTGTTCGTCGAGCGCCTCGCGGATGGCGTCGGTGCCGTGCTCGTCGACGAAGAAGCGCGCGCGGTTCTTCGAGCGGTTCTGACGGTTGCCTTCCTCGTGGTAGTACTCGACGAACGCCCGGACGGTCTCGACGGCGTGTTCGGGCCGGATGAACAGGTCAAGCGGGCGGGCCTCGCGGGGCTCGCGGCCGCCAAGGCCGCCGCCGACGCGGACGTTGAACCCCTCGACTTCCTCGCCGTCGATGAATTTGTGGGCCGGCTCCAGCCCGATGTCGTTGATGCTGTCCTGGGCACACCCCTGTTTGCACCCCGTCACCGAGATGTTGAACTTCCGGGGCATGTTGGCCAGGTCGTTGTCGTCGCGGATGGTCTCCTGAATCTCGTCGAGAATCGGGCGGGACTCGACGAACTCCTCGGCCTTGCCGGCGACCGGACAGCCGGAGATGTTCCGCATCGTGTCCCCGCCGGCCGAGCGCGAGGAGACGCCGACGGCTTCGAGTTTCTCCCATATCTCGGGGACGTCTTCGAGCTTGAGCCAGTGTAGCTGGATAGACTGGCGCGTCGTGAAATCTATCCAGCCGTTGCCGAACTCGGGGTTCTCGGCCGGTCCTTTCGCGTAGTCGCGGGCGACTTCGCCGATAGCCCGGAGCTGGTCCGGTTCCAGGACGCCGCCGCAGTTGTTCAGCCGCATCATGAAATACGACTCCTGGCCGCCGCGGTGGTGGAACACGCCCCAGAACTTGAACCGCGAGAACCACTTCTCGCGTTCGTCCTCGGGAATGGACGCCCAGCCCTGCTCGGCGAACTCCTCCAGCTTCTCCCGTACCTCGTCGCCGTACAGCTCCGCTTTGTACTCCTCTTTTTTATGCGCCATCTTCTCGCCCCGCTGTTCTTGCTGTATGTGGTTTTTTATCGCCCATATATATCTGAATGTCCGCTAATCTACGTCTAATTACTCAGCTTGATTGCTTATAACCCTAATCGTTAAAGAAATAAAGAGTAAAGTGGGCTTCGAAAACAGCCGTCCAGAATTATACCGTCTAGGAGGTGTTTAAAGAGGTTATACACCACACCGCTGGAACGGGAAAACCGAGGGACTGCAGGCGGTTGTCCGGTCCGGTACCGGAGTTGTCCTTCGGAGACGCTCGCGGAAAATAGTTCGTCCGAGTCGGCTGGACCCGTAGAACTGGGGTGTCGGTCGCGCGTGCCGAACCGACGGACTGCGGGACGCAACGCAGTAGGCGTGACACTAGTTAACATGA
Proteins encoded in this window:
- a CDS encoding ammonium transporter, which produces MSYTALQVDPNVLAEGVNLLWVLTVSFLIFFMHAGFAMLEAGQVRSKNVANQLTKNLLTWSVGVVVFFLIGSGISSLVGSGSFAPAFGAEAANDYVGWLFGAVFAMTAATIVSGAVAGRAKLRAYITYTFLLAAVIYPVVTGLTWAGSHISLGGVVFKDFAGGMIVHGMGGIAGLTAAYVLGPRMGRYNEDGSANVIPGHSMTFAVLGTLILAFGWYGFNVGTAASVFVVEDGALALGAFATVGRVAMTTTVAMAMGAIGAALVAWLKTGKVDTLYVANGLLAGLVGITAIPDTTTWWGALIVGVLAGGQLPIVFSFIENRMKIDDVCAVFPVHGSAGVLGTIMYPLVATSGTVGSIGSALAVQVVGVAVIAGWTIVTTGLIWYGLKAAGQARVTPEHEQEGLDVSEHGVETYPEFGGGESVVADGGKVNPSVRTDGGSKDD
- a CDS encoding ferredoxin--nitrite reductase, with the protein product MAHKKEEYKAELYGDEVREKLEEFAEQGWASIPEDEREKWFSRFKFWGVFHHRGGQESYFMMRLNNCGGVLEPDQLRAIGEVARDYAKGPAENPEFGNGWIDFTTRQSIQLHWLKLEDVPEIWEKLEAVGVSSRSAGGDTMRNISGCPVAGKAEEFVESRPILDEIQETIRDDNDLANMPRKFNISVTGCKQGCAQDSINDIGLEPAHKFIDGEEVEGFNVRVGGGLGGREPREARPLDLFIRPEHAVETVRAFVEYYHEEGNRQNRSKNRARFFVDEHGTDAIREALDEQLDFEFETAGTDFRGEYTYNAGKPTEYGAHDHVGVYDQKDGKNYVGLSVPVGRLSAEDAIELADLADAYGSGEVRLTRRQNPLVMDVPDDKLSNLLNEPLLDKHTPEPNPFVQGAMACTGTEFCSLALTETKARMARLLRWLGDNVDVPDDVDRIKMHFSGCTADCGQAMTADIGLQGMRARKDGQMVEAVDVGVGGGIGSEPAFIEWVRQRVPADEAPGMIKNIVEAYAALRSEGQTFREWVDATGHETIVELAEPHEVEGYEDPCLADGKQSWYPFDDGDSPAPTDAEGQPISADD
- a CDS encoding AsnC family transcriptional regulator, whose product is MVDDTDRQVVNALLQDGRASARDVAAATGIAATTVSRRMDDLESTGVIDEYTVDIDYGALGYDVTAVFQLSVEGDGLERVVDRLRDRREMVAVYEVTGDHDIVAVGKFTDTQSMNERIKTLLTDEDIRSASTSVVLNTVCEHEQFPVDGTDV
- a CDS encoding chemotaxis protein, translating into MGLKVDVRKLDLFNQMAKEGSGTVADNLGQLTGLDATVRTSQINFLDIEDVKTHIGDDKGVGIYVELNEPPYGYVLFLLDPADSKRMASAMMGGMGEPSEGEGFSDMERSAMQEIGNIMTSAFIDGWANVLETTIDMGTPNFVFGPADGIIDKMGGWPDSDLVFVVDSRITVDDGDLGMTVYTFPELEDLVALIQDIDLDTDVAVDTEASDILD
- a CDS encoding transcriptional regulator, encoding MTDETDDSEIKMVVAMVRPDKLGDVKKALAEVGAPSLTVTNVSGRGSQPAKKGQWRGEEYVVDLHQKVKVETVVADIPAEDVVDAIADGAHTGEKGDGKIFVLPVDNAYQVRTGKEGPEAV
- a CDS encoding branched-chain amino acid ABC transporter substrate-binding protein, giving the protein MRLESGGAAVDRRSLLQLAGGVGTAGLAGLAGCQGGGSRAESTPEHPPLGNYPVDGDTVTFGFNVPQSGTYAAEGRDELRGYELAVAHLNEGGGWVGQRSFDVLSGDGVLGKTVEYVTADTETKPDVATANAEEMIKQDDVIMFSGGSSSSVAIAQQKVAQARKVPYMCCLTHSNDTTGSACVRYSFREMFNAYMTAQALIPALKERFGRDAEYVQIYADYNWGQTMESSIRDFFTSSGWVELTSIPTRLGTTDYEEPLKRARDAGAEVVFLDHYGLDAANSLTTAQEILPDEVGIVVPLYNRIVAQNASAALDGVVGTVAWDTSVSSDLSNAFKNAFTAEYGNGQRPSGVAHLAYAQTLQFAAAVERAGTFYPPAVIRELEGHEYSVGLGSQTMRRCDHQAQRGVPVVEGLPESEQSLGRFYDLLSVTKAVGYDCDGGPAAECELGDYGD